The stretch of DNA TCGGCCCGATCGTGGTCGTGATCGGCTCTGCCCTGAGCGCGGTCGGGGCGATCGGCCTGTTCGGGTCGAAGTACTACCTCATCACCACCGCCCTGCCTGTCGTGGTCATGGCGATTGCCGTTGCCGACAGCATCCACCTCACGCTCGCCTACCAGCGCGCCCGCGCGCAGGCGCCGCAGGGCACGCGCGCGCAGGCGATGAAGGCCGCGATCGACAAAGTGGCGCTGCCGATTGTCCTGACCAGCGTGACGACCGCTCTCGGCTTTGCGGGCCTTGCGATCGGATCTCCGATGAAGCCGATTGCCGATTTCGGCCTCGTCGGCGCGGTCGGCGTGATGGTCGCCTGCGTGCTCAGCCTGACCGTGCTGCCGCTCATCCAGATGCGCCTTGCCGACCTGCCGCCGGCGGTGGTCCGCGCGCGGCGGCTCGACGACCTGCTCTCCCGCATCGCGCAGTGGAGCGCGCTGCGCCCCGCCCCCGCGCTCGCGCTGTCGGCAGTGGTGGTTGGCGGCGCTATCATCGCCGCCTCCCAGGTCGAATTCGATTACGAGCGGCGCAACTACTTCACGCCCGGCGACGACGTGCTGGTCGCCGACGACCTCATCGCCGAGCGGTTCTCGGGCGGCAACATCCTCGATGTCGTGATCGACAGCGGCGAGGACGAGGCGCTGCTCACCGCCGGGGCCGTGCGCGACATCGTCGGCCTGCAGCAGCGGCTCGAAGCCATGCCCGCAATCGGCAAGGTCACGAGCTACGGCGATGCGATCGGCCTGATGCACGAGAGGCTCAACGCCGCTCCCCCGGGCGCGCTGCCCGACAGGAGGGATGCGCCCGCGCAATATATGTTCCTCTACGAGGCGAGCGGCGATCCCGGCGATTTCGACGCCCAGCTCGATTTCACAAGGCGTTTCGCGATGGTGCGCGGCTATCTCGAGAACGGGGAATATTCATCGACCAAGCCGGTCATCCGGGAGGTCGGCGCCATCGTCGAGGACTGGTCGCGCGAAAGCGGGCTCGACGCTTCGCTGAGCGGGCGGATGGCGGTCAATGACGGGTGGATGGATTCGCTCAAGGCCAGCCACCCCTTCACCATCGGCGCCGCAGTGCTGATGGTGTGGGCCGCGACCTTCGTGCTGCTGCGCGGCTTCGGCCCGGCGATGGTCGCGATGCTCCCGGTGCTTTCGGGCATCGCGCTGCTCTATGCCGCGATGGGCCTTGCCGGGATCGACCTTGCCCCGGCGACCAGTATGTGCGCCGCGATTGCCGCCGGGCTCGGGGTCGATTTCGGGATCCACCTCGTCCAGGAACTGCGCAGCCGGATCGCGCGCGGGGACGACCTGATCGCCGCGCTTTCGGGCAATTACGTCACCGTCATGCGCGCCTGCTTCTTCAGCGCGGTCAGCCTCGGCGCAGGCTTCACCGTCGTCGCGCTGAGCGAGACGCCGGTGCTGCGCTGGTTCGGCGTCCTGATCGCCTTTGCCGCGATGGGCAGCCTGTTCGGCGCGCTCGTCCTCGTTCCCGCAATCGCTTCCATCACCTCGAAAAAATGGAGTTCGACCAATGCATAGGCCCCTGCGCAGGCTTGCACTGATCGCCGTTTCGGCGGCCGCCGCCCTGTCCCTCCCGCTCGCCGCATCGGCGCAGAAGGCCATGACGGGCGAGACAATCGCCCGAAACATCGCCGAGCGACCCAATGCCGACCCGCGCAAGGGCACTATTACGTTCACGATGCGCGACAGGGGCCGCTCGCGCACGCGCGCCGCGAAGATGTTGCGCACCGAAAGCAAGGCGACCCACCGCCTGCTGCTCGCGTTCGACACGCCCGCCAGCATCCGCGGGACATCCTTCCTGAGCTATGATCACAAGGCCGCCGACAAGACGGACGAGACCTGGCTCTACCTGCCCGCGACCAGCCGCACCCGCCGCGTGCCGGCATCCGACCGGGCGGACAGCTTCATGGGAACCGAATTGTCCTATGGCGACGTCAAGGACAGCTTCATCTTCGGCCTTGCCGATTACACTTTCTCCTCCGCAGGCCGCGCGGCCAACGGGCGATACATCCTCAAGGGCAAGGCGCGCGATGCGAAGACGGCGCGCGAGATCGGCTATGGCGGCTTCACCGCCGAGGTCGACCCGGCGACCTGGTTCCCGCGCCGGATCACCTTCACCGATCCTGCAGGCCGCAAGCTCAAGACCATTGCGGTGCGCGATCTGGAAAAGGTCGGTGCTTCGTGGACGGCGACGGATTTCACCGTGACCAATCACCGCACCGGCCGCTCGACCAAGGTGACGGTGACGGGGCTCGCCCGGGCATCGGGGGCGAATGACAGGCTGTTCGACCCGGCGCGGCTCGACCGCGCGGCCGGCCGGATGCCGTGAGGGTCGCCGCCGCATCCTGCGCCCTTGCGCTGGGCCTCGCTGCAGCGGGCGCGAGCGCGCAGACGGTCGATGGCACGCTTGTCGCGGCAGCCGACGAGGACGGGCTCGCCAAGGCCAGCGTGCTGATCGAGCCCGAGACGATCACCTCGCTCGGCCCCGGCGTGGAACTGGTCGCATCGCTGCGGATCGAAGCGGCCGGTTCGGAAACGGGGACGGGGTCGCGCAGCGGCTTTTCCCCGATCTCCGCGCCGCTCGTCAAAGGCGATGATTTCCGCATCGAGCTCGACGAGTTCTATCTCGCGATCCCCGCCGGCGCGCTCGAGTTCAGGCTCGGCAAGCAGGAGATCGCATGGGGGTCGATCGATGGCGCGCGGGTGGTCGATACGGTCAGCCCCGCGCGCCTGACCGAAGGGCTCGCGCGCGATCCACGGCCCGACCGCATCGCGATATGGGCCGCGCGGGTGCAGGCGATTATCGGCCGGGTCGATCTCGACCTCGTTTTCGCACCAGACCCGACCGTGAACCAGCTGGCCGAGCCCGGCGCGGCCTTCTTCCCGCAGGCCCCGCGCTTCCTTGCAGGGCTGCAACCCACCGGCCCCCTGCCGCCGATCCGCCGTGAAGATCGCGGCGACCTTATCGGCGATGCCACCATCGGCGCGCGCGTCTCCTACCGGCTTAATGCGGGCGACCTTCGCGTGTCCTTCGTGCGCGGCATCGACCAGGACGGCGTTCCCGTTTTCGACGGCCGGCAGATCGAGCTGCGCCACCCGCGCAGGCATACGTTCGGGCTCGAATTCGTGCGCCAGTTCGGCGCGGTCGTGGGCAGGCTGGAGGCCGCGTGGACGCCCGATGCGCGCTTCGTGGTGGCAGACTCCTTCGGCAGCGAAGTCGCGGAAGTCGACCGCATCGTCGGCGGCGTGGGAGCGGATTTTTCGGGGCCGTGGGACACCTATGTCAACGTGCAGCTGATCGCCGACCACGTCTCGTCCGACCGCGAACTGGTCCGCCCGCGAACCGACGTGATCTCGACCCTGCGGGTGCAGAAGGACTTCGACGACAACCGCCATGCGCTGCGGGCCGAATGGCTCAATTCGCTGAGCGACGGCGATGGCCTCGTGCGCCTCGAATTGTCGCGCCGGCTCGATGATCGTTTTGCGATCTTCCTCGGCGGCGACATCTTCTACGGCACGGCGCGCGGCATCTTCGGGCAGTTCTCGGACAGCTCGCGCTTCCTCGGCGGGCTGCGCTTCGCGCTCTGATCGAGCAAGCGGGCGCGCGTCGTCAGGGCCCTTCCGCCTCGGTCGGCTCCCATACGAGGATGCCGCCATCGGCCATCAGCGCCATGTTGAGTCGCCCACCCCGGATCACATAGCTGCGCACATAGCCGAGCTGCTGGCCGAGTTTCTCGCTGAGCGAATCCGGCGGGCACATCGCCATGGTCGAGGCGATGTTGCCGAATTGCAGCGAACCCTGGCCCGCGCCGGTGCTTTCGGCCTCGTAGGAGCTGCGCCCGCGATTGCAGTCGAGTTTCATGTAGGCGGTCCCGTCCTCGCCGAAGGTGATCGTGTAGCGGTCGGGATTGTTCGCGCGCGTCGTGCCCTGAGCATCGTCCATCGACTGCATTTCGAGCAGCCGCCAACTCGTGCCGGTCAGCGGATCGGACGGCTCGGGCGTCGTCGTGCAGGCCGCAAGCAGGCTCGCACCGAGAGCGGCGGCTATTGCGGTCTTCATCATTGCTGTTTCTCCCTTGGTGTGAAGGTCGGTCCGTCCGTCATCGTCCCCTTGCATCCTCCGGCCCCTCCGCCGGGATGAGCGCGTAAGTGACGATATAAGCGTCGTGGTCGGACAGGCGCCCGCCCGCATCCTCGCCGTCGAACCACGCCTCGATCCGCACCGGGCGCAGCGCGGTGCGCGCGCCGTCGTCGAAGACCTGCAGATCCTGCGTGTCGAGCCACGGCTCATCCCCGTCGAAGGACAGCGCGATCTCGCACGGCGGGCCGGGCGCGGGGTCGCGGCAATGGCGGCGCGCGAGGTTGTAGCCGTTCAGCCGTTCGAATTCGTCGAAGCGCGCGGGGCTTCGCCGCATATTGAAATCGCCGGCCAGGACGAAAGGATTGGCGGGATCGCTCAGGCGGTCGAGGAAGTCGGCAAGCTCGCCCGACTGGACCTTGTGCGCGGCGAGCTGCTTTTCGACGCTGACGCCGGAGGAGCCTTGCGAATTCATGTGCGTGGTCGCGATCTCGACCGGCTCGGCAAGGCCGGGCAGCGCGATCCGCACCAGCATCACCGACTTGTTCGACAGGCAGTCCCACCCCGCACAGCTCGACGGACCGTAAGGCTGGGCGAACTCGGCGACAATCGGATAGCGCGAGGCGACCGCAAGCCCGCTTCCCATCAAGCGGATGCCCCATTCCCCGCGCAGGTAATTGCGTTTCCTGAGGACGGGATCGCGCGTCTTCTTGAGTCCCGAGCGGGTCGGCGCGCGCGGGCCGAGAGCGAAGGTGGGATGCGGGGTGCTTGCCGCAGTGCGCATGGCATCGGTGCTGAAGGCTTCCTGGAAAACGATCACGTCGGGCAGAAGGTTCGCCCGTTCCATCCGCTCGAATTCGGCCGTGATCGCTTCGAGAAACGGTCCCCGGCCGGTCCGCGCGGGCCAGGTCAGCCCCTCGATATTGTAGGTCATCACGCTGAGCGTCGCAGGCGCGTCGGCGATGGGGGCAGCCGTGGCGGCCCGCTCCTCGGGATAGGACACGCATCCCGCCAGCGCCGCAGCGGCAAGGAGAAGCGCGGGGCTCCTCATGGCAGGGCCGCGAGGATCAGGAAAGCGGCGAAGATGACGAGGTGGATGCCGCCGGGCAGCACCATCGTGCGGCCCATGGCGAGCGTGAGCGAGGCCATGAACAGCGTGCCGCGCACCAGCACGTCGGTCGGTTCGGAAAGGGTTTCGGATGCCCCGTCGAAAACGCGCACATTGCTGAAGAGGATGTCCGCGGGCGGCAGCTCCTGCGCTGCCAATGGCGCACACAGCGCGGCCGTGATCAGCACAAGCAGCCGGGCAAGGCGGCGGGGAATCGAGATTTCATTCATGGCCGACGATCATCCCTCCAGTGCGACCCGAAGGAGCCTCGGCTTCATTGACTGTGGGACTATGACAAGCGCGCCCCGGAAGCGCAATTTTTTTACGCCGTTCGTGAAATGCACGCAATTTTGGGCAGGAGACCTGCCCTGGTGCCAAGTCGCAGTCGCGCGGCCTGCTTCGGAGCGTGCGCAAGGCGCAGCCTGCGTCCGCGCGGGCTCAGGAGACGACCTCGTCCCAGATCTCGGCCCATACGCCCGCCGCCTTGCCGGGATGGCTCACGGCTCTGGCCGCCTCGAGGTTCGCATCGCGCCCCTCTCCCTCGACGATCACGAGGCCGACCATGCCGAGGCCGCGATGGGGCAGGCAGTGATAGCCGTAATAGCCGGGCCTCCCGAAAGTCACCGTCACCGGCTGGCCGATCCGGCCGCGCCAGCTGTTCGCGCCTTGCGGGATCATGCCCGGCGTCGACTGGCAGTTGTGCGGCCCGCCGACCGGGCGGAACGTGACGCTGTCGCCCGGCGCGACACGCAGGACGCGCGGCGAGAACGCCATGTCGCCGCCGGGCGAGCCGGTCATCTCGACCACGTGCGAGGTCGCCTGCGCCGCGACCCGACCGGCAGCGAGCAGCGCGGTCGCACCCGCGCCGAGAAGGATTGTGCGTCGATCGAGCATCAGGTGCTCCCTTGGACTTTCGGGAAAGAGGGTGAGGGCGCGCGGCGGGCACGAAGGCCCGCCGCGCGCCCCCTCATCCGCTCAACGCAGGTCGAAGCGGTCGAGCATCATCACCTTGGTCCACGCCTCGACGAAGTCCTCGACGAAACGCTCCTCGCCGTCGGCATAGGCGTAGACTTCCGCCACCGCGCGCAGTTCCGAATTGGAACCGAACACGAGGTCGACCTCGGTCGCGGTCCATTTCAGATCGCCCGTAGCCCGGTCGCGGCCCTCGAATAGATATTCCTCTCCTTCGACGGGCGACCAGACCGTGCTCATGTCGAGCAGGTTGACGAAGAAGTCATTGGTGAGAGCGCCCGGCCTGTCGGTGAAGACGCCGTGGCGCGCCCCGTCCGCATTGGCATCGAGCGCCCGCATCCCCGCGACCAGCACGGTCATTTCCGGCACGGTCAGGGTGAGGAGATCGGCGCGGTCGACCAGCATCTCGCTCGGCGAAAGCCGGGCGCGTTCGCTGTAGAAATTGCGGAACCCGTCGGCGGCCGGACGCAGGTATTCGAAGCTTTCGGGATCGGTCTGCTCCTGCGTCGCATCGACCCGGCCGGGCGTGAAGGGCACGTCGATTTCGTGGCCCGCGGCCCGCGCCGCGTCCTCGATCGCGACGCCGCCGCCCAGCACGACGAGATCGGCGATCGACACCTTGCGTCCCGTGCCGCTGGCGTTGAATTCGGCCTGGATCGCCTCCATCGCGCCGATCACCTTGGCCAGCGTTTCGGGATCGTTCACCGCCCAGTCCTTCTGCGGGGCGAGCCGGATGCGCGAGCCGTTCGCGCCGCCGCGCATATCGGTGTCGCGGTAAGTGACGGCGGCGGCCCAGGCCGTGCGCACGAGGTCGGCGTTCGAAAGCCCGGCGGCGCGGATCTTGCCTTCGAGCAGTTCGATGTCGCCCTCGGTGATGGTGTCGTAATCCGCGCTCGGAAGGGGATCCTGCCACACGAACTGCTCGGCAGGTGCCTGCGAGCCGGCATAGCGCGCGGCCGGGCCCATGTCGCGGTGGGTCAGCTTGAACCACGCCCGGGCGAAGGCGGCGTCCATCTCCGCCGGGTTTTCCGCCCAGCGCTGGGTGATCGGCCCGTAGATCGGATCATAGCGCATCGCGAGGTCGGTCGTGAGCATCACCGGCGGGTGAAATTTCTCCGGATCGAAGGCATCGGGGACGAATTCGACCTGGTCGGCATTGACCGGGATCCACTGCTTCGCCCCGGCCGGGCTGGTGGTCAGGCGCCATTCGAAATTGTAGAGGTTTTCAAGGTAGTTGCTGCTCCAGGTGTCGGGCGTCGCCGTCCACGCGCCTTCGAGCCCGCTGGTCGTGGCATCGGGGCCGACGCCGGTCCCGCAGGAATTCTTCCAGCCGAAGCCCTGCTCCTCGACACCGGCAGCTGCGGGTTCTGGGCCGATGCAGTCCTTGGGGCTTGCACCATGGTTCTTGCCGAGCGTGTGGCCGCCGACGATCAGCGCGGCGGTTTCCTCGTCGTTCATGCCCATCCGCGCGAAAGTCGTGCGGATACGCTCGCCCGAGGCGAGGATGTCGGGATTGCCCTCCGGACCCTCGGGATTGACGTAGATGAGGCCCATTTCGGATGCGCCGAGGTTCTCTTCGAGCTGCTGCGGCACGGCCTCTTCCCCTTCGGGGCGACCGCCCCCATGGCTGAAGCGCGATGCGGTGAGGAACTTGCTTTCCGGCCCCCAGTAGACGAGCTCGGGCTGCCAGTCGTCGGTGCGGCCCCCGGCGAACCCGATGGTCTCGAGCCCGGCCTCTTCGAGCGCGACATTGCCCGACAGCACGATGAGGTCGGCCCACGAAAGGCTGCGCCCGTATTTCTGCTTCACCGGCCAGAGCAGGCGGCGCGCCTTGTCGAGATTGCCGTTGTCGGGCCAGGAGTTGAGCGGTTCGAACCGGATCTGGCCGCCGTCCGCGCCGCCGCGTCCGTCGCCGGAGCGATAGGTGCCCGCGCTGTGCCAGGCGAGCCGGATGAAAAGGCCGGTGTAGCTGCCGTAATCGGCCGGCCACCATTCCTTGGAATCGCGCATCACCTTGGCGATGTCCGCCTTGACCGCGTCGAGGTCGAGCTTGGCGAATTCGGCGGCATAGTCGAAATCCTCGCCGAGCGGGTCGGCGGCGGCCTCGTTCTGGCGCAGCCGCTCGAGATTGACCACCTGCGGCCACCAGTCCTGCACGTCGCGCGGGGTGGGATCGCCCTCGGCCCGCACCGGCACACGCCCCATGCCCGGCTCGTTGAAGCCCGGAGGCGTCGCAAGGGCGCTGCTTGCAAGGAAGGCGCTGGCCGAAACCAGCAGTGCGGATTTGAGGGTCTTGGTCATCATGAGGTCTCCCGTGACATCTTTGTGCGCGACCGAGCCGCGAATTGCTCGATCAATGCAAGGTCGGTTAATCGGTCGCGGCGATCGGGAAAAACGGGAAATGGCGATTACATAGATTGGAAAATTGCTATCGAAATGCACCTGTCCCGGCGCAGGCCGACCCGGCTGCCAAGCGCGCCGGTCGGGCGGGATCGGCGGAGCCGGCAGGGCGCGTATCCGGCCCGAACGCGACCTTGATCGCCCTGTCGCGCCCATAGATGTCGGGCGCGATTTCAACTCCTCCCTCGCCGTCGCCGAAAGCCGTGAAATAGGCGATGTAGAGCGGGATGGGCCGGTCGAGCGGCAGGGTCGTCGTCTTGCCCGAAGCGACGATCGGATCGACCTCCTCGCGCGTCGCCACGCCTTCAAGCAGAGTCGCGGCGTAACCGATCGCGTCATCGGTCCTGATGCAGCCATGGCTGAAGGCGCGCACCTCCTCGTCGAACAGCGCCTTGGACGGGGTGTCGTGCATATAGATCGAGAAGGGATTGGGCATCACCAGCTTCATCTGGCCGAGCGCGTTGCCCGGCCCCGGGCGCTGGCGATAACGGCCGCCCGACCAGACATAGCCGCGCTGGCGCGCAAGCGCGGGATTGCGCCGCACGAGCGCGCCGACGCTTTCGCGCACGATGCTCGCCGGGATTTCCCACCAGGGGTTGAGAACGACGCCCTCGATCCGGGTGGCGAACGCGGGCGTCGGGGTAGAGCGTTTTCCCACGATCACCCGCCAGCGGTCGTACGGCTCCCCGCCCCGCCAGAGCCGCGCCTCGAACCGGGGGATGTTGACCAGCACGTATTCGCTGCCGAGCGAGCGCGGCATCCAGCGCCATCTTTCCATGTTGCGCGCGATGGCGAGCCGCCTGTCGGGATCGCTCGTCCGCGCAAGCGCCATGCGCAGCGCGGAGTAGTCCTCGTGCGCCGGGCGCTGGAGCGCGAAGAAGGTGTCGATCGTGCCGCCGGCCAATGCGTTGTCGAGCATGGGCGCGAGTTCGACCTCGCGGTCCGGATCGACGATCCGCCATCCCGCCTTCTCGGAAGGCGCGGCGCGGCCCAGCAGATGCATCCGCGCGAGGCTGAGGGCGAGCGCCGTCGCCTCCGCGTCGATCCGCTGCGGCTCCCCCGATGCGATGGCGCGGTCGAGTGCCACGGTGGGCAGGCGAGGCAGCGCATCGTCGGGCGCGGCATCGATCCATCGCTTCAGGCTTGCAAGCTCCGCAGCCGACCATGCTGCGCCCTCGCCACCGGGCGCCTGCGCGACCGCCGGCATCGCCAGGAGCATTGGCAGGAGCATTCCCAGGATCGTCGCAATCAGGTCTCGTCTCATCGCCCGAACCTCATGGCTTGCCTTGCAATCCTACACCCAAGCACGACCTTGCACCACAACCACACAAAACACCGGATCGCACATGACCCTTGACCGCCGCGGCCTGCTTGGCGCCGCGCTCGTCGCCGGGGCCGGCCTCATCGCGCCGGCTCCGCTCGCCAACCCTGTCCTTCGAGCCGCATCGCCGCCGCCCCCGAGCGGACCGGGCAATGCCGCCCAGCCGCTCGCGCTGCGCCGGGCGCTGGCCGCGCTCGAGCGCCATTCGGGCCGGATCGCTGAGCGCGACCGCATCGGGCTGGCGGATTTTGCGCAGCACTCGGGCGAGATGCGTTTCATGCTGGTCGATGTCGCCGCGGGCCGGATCGAGAAGTCCTATTTCGTTTCGCACGGGCGCGGCTCCGATCCGCGCAACAGCGGCTTCGTCCAGCGTTTTTCCAACCGGCACGGATCGCACGCATCCTCGCGCGGCAGCTTCCTGACGGGCGATGCCTATGTCGGAAAGCACGGCCGCTCGCGCCGCCTGCACGGGCTTGAGGAGGACAACGACAACGCCTTCGCGCGGGCGATCGTGGTCCATGGCGCCGACTACGTCGACAGCGACATGGCGCGCCGACACGGCAGAGTCGGACGGAGCCTCGGCTGTTTCGCCTTCGAGCGATCTCAAATCGGCGAGATTCTCGAACGGCTCGGCCCCGGTCGCCTGCTGTTCGTGGCGGACTGACCGGGGCGCGCCCCCTCGCTCATGCGCTCCGGCGCGATCATCGCCCGATCCGCCGCGCTCCGCTCGAACGGCTCGAAACATCGCGCCGCCCGGCCGTTGGGAGGGGAAAGGAGCACGCATATGTATGGATGGGCCATCACCCTCGCACTCGTCGCGCTCGTCGCGGCCATCCTGGGCTTCGGCGG from Erythrobacter sp. encodes:
- the katG gene encoding catalase/peroxidase HPI; protein product: MGRVPVRAEGDPTPRDVQDWWPQVVNLERLRQNEAAADPLGEDFDYAAEFAKLDLDAVKADIAKVMRDSKEWWPADYGSYTGLFIRLAWHSAGTYRSGDGRGGADGGQIRFEPLNSWPDNGNLDKARRLLWPVKQKYGRSLSWADLIVLSGNVALEEAGLETIGFAGGRTDDWQPELVYWGPESKFLTASRFSHGGGRPEGEEAVPQQLEENLGASEMGLIYVNPEGPEGNPDILASGERIRTTFARMGMNDEETAALIVGGHTLGKNHGASPKDCIGPEPAAAGVEEQGFGWKNSCGTGVGPDATTSGLEGAWTATPDTWSSNYLENLYNFEWRLTTSPAGAKQWIPVNADQVEFVPDAFDPEKFHPPVMLTTDLAMRYDPIYGPITQRWAENPAEMDAAFARAWFKLTHRDMGPAARYAGSQAPAEQFVWQDPLPSADYDTITEGDIELLEGKIRAAGLSNADLVRTAWAAAVTYRDTDMRGGANGSRIRLAPQKDWAVNDPETLAKVIGAMEAIQAEFNASGTGRKVSIADLVVLGGGVAIEDAARAAGHEIDVPFTPGRVDATQEQTDPESFEYLRPAADGFRNFYSERARLSPSEMLVDRADLLTLTVPEMTVLVAGMRALDANADGARHGVFTDRPGALTNDFFVNLLDMSTVWSPVEGEEYLFEGRDRATGDLKWTATEVDLVFGSNSELRAVAEVYAYADGEERFVEDFVEAWTKVMMLDRFDLR
- a CDS encoding endonuclease/exonuclease/phosphatase family protein encodes the protein MRSPALLLAAAALAGCVSYPEERAATAAPIADAPATLSVMTYNIEGLTWPARTGRGPFLEAITAEFERMERANLLPDVIVFQEAFSTDAMRTAASTPHPTFALGPRAPTRSGLKKTRDPVLRKRNYLRGEWGIRLMGSGLAVASRYPIVAEFAQPYGPSSCAGWDCLSNKSVMLVRIALPGLAEPVEIATTHMNSQGSSGVSVEKQLAAHKVQSGELADFLDRLSDPANPFVLAGDFNMRRSPARFDEFERLNGYNLARRHCRDPAPGPPCEIALSFDGDEPWLDTQDLQVFDDGARTALRPVRIEAWFDGEDAGGRLSDHDAYIVTYALIPAEGPEDARGR
- a CDS encoding murein L,D-transpeptidase catalytic domain family protein gives rise to the protein MTLDRRGLLGAALVAGAGLIAPAPLANPVLRAASPPPPSGPGNAAQPLALRRALAALERHSGRIAERDRIGLADFAQHSGEMRFMLVDVAAGRIEKSYFVSHGRGSDPRNSGFVQRFSNRHGSHASSRGSFLTGDAYVGKHGRSRRLHGLEEDNDNAFARAIVVHGADYVDSDMARRHGRVGRSLGCFAFERSQIGEILERLGPGRLLFVAD
- a CDS encoding plastocyanin/azurin family copper-binding protein, whose translation is MLDRRTILLGAGATALLAAGRVAAQATSHVVEMTGSPGGDMAFSPRVLRVAPGDSVTFRPVGGPHNCQSTPGMIPQGANSWRGRIGQPVTVTFGRPGYYGYHCLPHRGLGMVGLVIVEGEGRDANLEAARAVSHPGKAAGVWAEIWDEVVS
- a CDS encoding outer membrane lipoprotein-sorting protein, whose amino-acid sequence is MHRPLRRLALIAVSAAAALSLPLAASAQKAMTGETIARNIAERPNADPRKGTITFTMRDRGRSRTRAAKMLRTESKATHRLLLAFDTPASIRGTSFLSYDHKAADKTDETWLYLPATSRTRRVPASDRADSFMGTELSYGDVKDSFIFGLADYTFSSAGRAANGRYILKGKARDAKTAREIGYGGFTAEVDPATWFPRRITFTDPAGRKLKTIAVRDLEKVGASWTATDFTVTNHRTGRSTKVTVTGLARASGANDRLFDPARLDRAAGRMP
- a CDS encoding MMPL family transporter, with protein sequence MPEQDRPDEARLDARRSAIMDAGFPEIEWPTLSGMIVDLPWVTTLIGLLPVALFAAGLAWLERDPSVDAFVSHDHPAWQARELARETFGLEDPAIVVFAEEPGTSAFNAPTLSAVDRFTDEVAALEGVEPGVISIGSEKAILATAAGDLEAPEIIDPYAIDPQASLELYRQMPALAQTLVSENEDALMVIVPVTDPNRAEEVTAAMRDLAQELAPPGVSVYQSGVATMNARLAEHIAGDTRVFLPAAFVVIGLFLLLALRRARAIIGPIVVVIGSALSAVGAIGLFGSKYYLITTALPVVVMAIAVADSIHLTLAYQRARAQAPQGTRAQAMKAAIDKVALPIVLTSVTTALGFAGLAIGSPMKPIADFGLVGAVGVMVACVLSLTVLPLIQMRLADLPPAVVRARRLDDLLSRIAQWSALRPAPALALSAVVVGGAIIAASQVEFDYERRNYFTPGDDVLVADDLIAERFSGGNILDVVIDSGEDEALLTAGAVRDIVGLQQRLEAMPAIGKVTSYGDAIGLMHERLNAAPPGALPDRRDAPAQYMFLYEASGDPGDFDAQLDFTRRFAMVRGYLENGEYSSTKPVIREVGAIVEDWSRESGLDASLSGRMAVNDGWMDSLKASHPFTIGAAVLMVWAATFVLLRGFGPAMVAMLPVLSGIALLYAAMGLAGIDLAPATSMCAAIAAGLGVDFGIHLVQELRSRIARGDDLIAALSGNYVTVMRACFFSAVSLGAGFTVVALSETPVLRWFGVLIAFAAMGSLFGALVLVPAIASITSKKWSSTNA
- a CDS encoding L,D-transpeptidase family protein, producing the protein MLLAMPAVAQAPGGEGAAWSAAELASLKRWIDAAPDDALPRLPTVALDRAIASGEPQRIDAEATALALSLARMHLLGRAAPSEKAGWRIVDPDREVELAPMLDNALAGGTIDTFFALQRPAHEDYSALRMALARTSDPDRRLAIARNMERWRWMPRSLGSEYVLVNIPRFEARLWRGGEPYDRWRVIVGKRSTPTPAFATRIEGVVLNPWWEIPASIVRESVGALVRRNPALARQRGYVWSGGRYRQRPGPGNALGQMKLVMPNPFSIYMHDTPSKALFDEEVRAFSHGCIRTDDAIGYAATLLEGVATREEVDPIVASGKTTTLPLDRPIPLYIAYFTAFGDGEGGVEIAPDIYGRDRAIKVAFGPDTRPAGSADPARPARLAAGSACAGTGAFR
- a CDS encoding META domain-containing protein, yielding MMKTAIAAALGASLLAACTTTPEPSDPLTGTSWRLLEMQSMDDAQGTTRANNPDRYTITFGEDGTAYMKLDCNRGRSSYEAESTGAGQGSLQFGNIASTMAMCPPDSLSEKLGQQLGYVRSYVIRGGRLNMALMADGGILVWEPTEAEGP